A region from the Lentisphaera profundi genome encodes:
- a CDS encoding AAA family ATPase produces MTECVLSDKSQAIDFIHKVRSQVGKVVIGQDEVVERVLIALFTGGHLLLEGLPGLAKTLLVNTVAKAVDLQFSRVQFTIDMLPSDILGSEILDQAKGSFYVNKGPVFTNLLLADEINRAAPKVQGALLECMQERKVTIGKETFTLPSPFVVIATQNPVEQSGTFELPEAQLDRFMMMHRLGYPDEQDEFKILTQQLGLGLSKNEEGGAVPQSAFDLIEDKSVGGLADLVGVMEMIQAVHVSDIFTQHCLQLVRKTRENPLIEMGASPRAGLALVQAARARAFIHGRDYVVPEDLFVLAEDIILHRIRLTYEALAEGHSAKEVLQESLNQLG; encoded by the coding sequence ATGACGGAGTGTGTTTTGAGTGATAAGTCACAAGCTATAGATTTTATACATAAAGTTCGCAGTCAGGTAGGGAAAGTTGTCATCGGTCAGGATGAGGTAGTCGAACGGGTACTGATTGCCTTGTTTACTGGGGGGCATTTATTGCTTGAAGGTCTACCGGGCCTAGCAAAAACACTGCTCGTCAATACCGTAGCAAAAGCGGTAGATTTGCAATTTAGTCGAGTTCAATTCACGATTGATATGCTGCCTTCAGATATTTTGGGAAGTGAAATTTTGGATCAAGCGAAAGGCAGTTTCTACGTTAATAAAGGTCCTGTTTTCACCAATTTATTATTAGCAGATGAAATCAATCGTGCCGCACCGAAAGTACAGGGCGCGCTGCTAGAATGTATGCAGGAGCGCAAAGTAACTATCGGTAAAGAGACTTTTACATTACCCTCGCCTTTCGTGGTGATTGCCACCCAGAATCCGGTGGAGCAGAGCGGTACATTTGAGCTCCCAGAAGCTCAGTTGGATCGCTTTATGATGATGCATCGTTTAGGCTATCCAGATGAACAGGACGAATTTAAGATTCTTACACAACAGCTCGGCCTTGGCTTGAGTAAAAATGAGGAAGGGGGTGCGGTTCCTCAGAGTGCTTTTGACTTGATTGAAGATAAATCAGTAGGTGGACTAGCGGATTTAGTGGGAGTGATGGAAATGATTCAAGCGGTACATGTCAGTGATATATTCACTCAGCATTGCCTACAATTAGTTCGAAAAACACGCGAGAATCCCTTAATCGAAATGGGAGCCAGCCCCCGTGCAGGCTTAGCTTTGGTGCAAGCGGCGCGAGCACGAGCCTTCATTCACGGGCGCGACTATGTGGTTCCCGAAGATCTTTTTGTCTTAGCTGAAGATATAATTTTGCATAGGATTCGTCTGACTTACGAAGCTTTAGCAGAAGGACATAGTGCTAAAGAAGTCTTACAAGAAAGTCTCAATCAGCTAGGTTGA
- a CDS encoding VWA domain-containing protein — protein sequence MVTLFIAAMAGCLCLMAELVHLKRIQKLSAMAFGPEGRARKWTQFVPLIRSVAVVAICWGLLILMNYQGDNQGENLLEQEIPKDKVEHVLIILDVSPSMYLKDAGLEGDIQRKVRAREVLESMMERIRKPYVKYSVVATFTDALPVIIDTSDNSVISNILDLPMDQAFTPGKTDLLKGIQKAFEIAKSWKANSCTCLLISDGDFTSEIGMPDAPPAIKEFLVAGVGSSQGLFIDGHQSRQDTLSLKRLAKRLRGNYQDVNQKHLSSQVLGDLAGESEQEAQSFTLREWALLSCFLGSFVLAFLPYCLVRFSIDHHAQRNKLRDLKVLGLEQK from the coding sequence ATGGTAACATTATTTATTGCAGCGATGGCAGGCTGCCTTTGTTTAATGGCAGAGTTAGTCCATTTAAAGCGGATACAAAAATTATCAGCGATGGCTTTTGGCCCCGAAGGACGGGCGCGAAAGTGGACCCAGTTTGTGCCATTGATACGCTCAGTAGCAGTGGTCGCTATTTGTTGGGGTTTACTTATCCTGATGAATTATCAAGGGGACAATCAAGGAGAAAATTTACTAGAACAAGAAATCCCTAAAGATAAAGTTGAGCATGTTTTAATCATTTTAGATGTGTCGCCGAGTATGTATTTAAAAGATGCGGGGCTAGAAGGTGATATTCAGCGCAAAGTACGAGCGCGTGAGGTTTTAGAATCAATGATGGAGCGCATTCGTAAGCCTTATGTTAAGTATAGTGTGGTGGCGACATTTACCGATGCCTTGCCAGTGATTATTGATACCAGTGACAATAGTGTGATCAGCAATATTCTCGACCTACCCATGGATCAAGCCTTTACGCCTGGCAAAACCGATTTATTAAAGGGTATTCAAAAGGCTTTCGAAATCGCTAAATCCTGGAAAGCAAATTCATGTACCTGTTTATTGATTTCTGATGGTGATTTTACTTCAGAAATAGGAATGCCTGACGCTCCACCTGCAATCAAAGAATTTTTAGTGGCAGGAGTGGGGAGCTCCCAAGGTTTGTTTATTGATGGCCATCAATCACGACAGGATACTTTAAGTCTTAAGCGTTTAGCAAAACGCCTCAGAGGGAATTATCAGGATGTGAATCAAAAGCATTTGTCGTCTCAAGTATTGGGAGATTTAGCCGGTGAATCTGAGCAAGAAGCCCAAAGTTTTACTTTACGTGAATGGGCTTTGCTAAGTTGTTTCTTAGGGAGTTTTGTCTTGGCCTTTCTGCCCTATTGTTTAGTTCGTTTTTCCATCGATCACCACGCCCAGCGCAATAAGTTACGAGACTTAAAGGTCTTGGGGCTTGAACAGAAATGA
- a CDS encoding vWA domain-containing protein, which produces MNFEALHFSLSSWFLLGFIPLLLLFHVCLTKGHSIILPMDGSQVKSQKWLLILCNSAGMLPALVLVIAIFLLAGPKIKGKPEDEKIISNIQICLDSSGSMRANFGEENRYEVAMGAVKKFTEYRRGDAFGLTVFGSEYINWVPVTKDTSAIALATPFLSPDKMSKWFGGTNIAKALKGCQQQLMQQEEGDRMIILVSDGISNNPQATNDMAQELRNNDIVVYCIHIGNGMSSNEMTSLAGITGGQVFGVDNPKALEETFRFIDAMEKAKFIKKEAKEEDYYQPFSVAGLTLLGMYILSLFGLRYNPW; this is translated from the coding sequence GTGAATTTCGAGGCACTACATTTTTCATTGAGTAGCTGGTTTTTATTAGGTTTTATTCCCTTATTACTGCTCTTTCATGTGTGCTTAACGAAAGGCCACTCGATTATATTGCCAATGGATGGTAGCCAAGTAAAGAGTCAGAAGTGGCTCCTCATTTTATGTAATAGTGCCGGCATGCTACCAGCGCTCGTCTTAGTTATTGCAATCTTTCTCTTAGCAGGCCCCAAAATCAAGGGTAAACCCGAAGATGAAAAAATAATTTCGAATATTCAAATTTGCTTAGATTCATCGGGTTCAATGCGCGCTAATTTTGGCGAGGAAAATCGTTATGAAGTCGCCATGGGCGCGGTCAAGAAATTCACGGAATATCGTCGCGGGGATGCTTTTGGTTTGACGGTATTTGGCTCGGAATACATCAATTGGGTACCGGTGACCAAAGATACATCAGCGATTGCTCTCGCAACGCCTTTTTTATCGCCAGATAAAATGAGCAAGTGGTTTGGAGGAACGAATATTGCCAAGGCTTTGAAGGGTTGTCAACAACAGCTCATGCAACAAGAGGAGGGAGATCGTATGATTATTCTCGTTTCTGATGGTATCAGTAATAATCCTCAGGCAACGAATGATATGGCTCAAGAGCTGCGCAATAATGATATAGTTGTTTACTGCATTCATATCGGCAATGGTATGAGTAGCAATGAAATGACGAGTTTAGCGGGGATAACTGGAGGCCAGGTTTTTGGTGTAGATAATCCCAAAGCACTCGAGGAAACATTTCGGTTTATCGATGCTATGGAAAAGGCCAAGTTTATAAAAAAAGAAGCGAAAGAAGAAGATTATTATCAACCTTTTTCAGTGGCGGGCCTAACTCTCTTGGGCATGTATATCTTAAGTCTCTTTGGATTGAGGTATAACCCATGGTAA
- a CDS encoding DUF58 domain-containing protein, which translates to MDSSPHVNDHIDEKQFSLAVKRLADSLSYGTDISPFLGGGIDFVQSRQYMPGDSVKSIDWRVTARTGKVFVKEYEAPKQMPIYIVMDTSASMCVSSLKMSKYAWAVQIATSLALVAQNRMSPVGLMGCGSRERTLHYQPSVSKNIVMQWANDLRYYDLAERTSLGETLRGLLPSLKSKSVVVVISDLHDADAISALKLVQQGHDCMVLLMRDPAEEGHLGGGIFRAQEAESGAGFTSHGKKNWFAGENYISVLKRAGIDNLLLRTDEPMMSKLRHFLKHRDALGKSRL; encoded by the coding sequence TTGGATTCATCCCCACATGTGAATGACCATATTGATGAAAAACAATTTTCTCTAGCCGTCAAACGCCTAGCAGATAGTTTGTCTTATGGTACAGATATTTCCCCCTTTTTAGGTGGGGGGATTGATTTCGTGCAGTCACGACAATATATGCCAGGGGACTCGGTAAAATCAATTGATTGGCGGGTGACAGCACGAACGGGCAAAGTTTTTGTGAAAGAATACGAAGCCCCAAAACAAATGCCGATTTATATAGTGATGGATACTTCCGCATCGATGTGTGTGAGCTCCCTGAAAATGAGTAAATATGCTTGGGCAGTACAAATCGCGACGAGTTTGGCTTTGGTAGCTCAAAATCGCATGAGTCCAGTAGGTTTAATGGGCTGTGGTAGTCGAGAGCGAACGCTGCATTACCAGCCAAGTGTATCGAAAAATATTGTTATGCAATGGGCGAACGATTTACGCTATTATGATTTAGCAGAAAGGACTTCGCTAGGAGAAACACTTAGGGGGCTATTGCCTTCTTTAAAAAGTAAAAGCGTGGTGGTCGTGATTTCAGACCTACACGACGCAGATGCTATCTCAGCTCTTAAGTTGGTTCAACAAGGGCATGATTGCATGGTTCTTTTGATGCGTGATCCTGCCGAAGAAGGGCATCTTGGTGGCGGGATTTTTCGAGCGCAAGAAGCAGAGTCAGGCGCGGGCTTTACGAGTCATGGCAAAAAAAACTGGTTTGCAGGGGAGAATTATATAAGTGTTTTAAAGCGGGCGGGCATAGATAACTTACTCTTGAGAACAGATGAGCCGATGATGTCTAAGTTACGTCATTTCTTAAAGCATCGAGATGCCTTGGGGAAAAGTCGCTTATGA